DNA sequence from the Vicia villosa cultivar HV-30 ecotype Madison, WI linkage group LG3, Vvil1.0, whole genome shotgun sequence genome:
atttaattcaaaaactTAGTTTTGATTTATACTCAAGTTGAATGATTACattcaaaattattttagtttatagCATTTTGTTTTAAGTTATGGAGAGGTTTAAGTTTTTCCTAAAGTTCAAAGTCATTTTGTGCAAACGTCACATATTTTTCTTATCTTTCAAAAAATACTACACTACAAATAATGTTAGTAGGCTGTATTTTAAGGGTCACTATCAACCTAAcgcatattttatttattttttaaatgttaaaattctttttattttctttccgtctcatgggtcaatttttttctttgtataattatttaataattaagtaattcatttataatttatttatatttaaataatttataccatatcaattgcatgatagtataatgtatttttttaattctaacaacattaaaaatgtatttatctcacgggtcactaacaggacaatatttattttactttaatcaatcattattttaatttaaaagacaaaacctttatttttaaatattaattttttctccatctcacaattatattttcttttttgtgtatgtctatttaatataattcaatctatatgattattgttcattttaaaaaaagtaaatcatttcaaattatgcatttatcatctaaaattttacatttatatTCGATACTATCTAAGTGTTATGACATTATGACTCATTCATGTGTtatttcatgattattatttAAAAGTTCTAAAttactgtatatatatatatatatatatatatatatatatatatatatatatatatatatatatatatatatatatatttaattatttatacaatattataattaaattacccGTGCGGAGCACGTGTCTCTTACTAGTTTTTATTGAAAAATGGAAAAATATTAGGGTGTGTTTGATTCGAGGTGGGGATAGGAgagaatatttatgataaaatgtgtttggttcaatttttaagaGAGGAGAGAAGGGGAGTGAATATGACttctaatatttattaaattaatatatttactaaaatatctttagttttattttattattttaaaattataattttctttcatgtttctgttttttttttttgtgattttttctctactgcttccatcaacttattataataatTCTTCACTTCTCCTACTGTGAGCTGGAGTAGTCTTATTCAGCATAATCAAGCGAGGCCTAGAGCTGTAGTGTGCTTATGGTTGGCTTGTCAGGATCGTTTGGCCACAAAAGTCAGACTCAAAAGAATCGGGCTTCTGCAAAGTGAGCTTTGTAGCTTTTGCAATGAGGCTCCTGAAGATTTTAATCACCTCTTCATTGATTGTAGAATTTGCTCTGTTGTTTGGAAGAATGTTCTCCAATGGCTTCAAGTGAGGCATATACCTCGTAACTGGCTGGAGGAAATCACATGGTTAACTAGTAATACTCGTGGGAAGGGTTTTATGCAGAATATGCTTAAGCTCTCGATTGCAGAAATTGTGTATGCATTGTGGATATACAGAAATACAAATATATTTGATAGGGAAAATGTTGATAATACCAATAGTGTTGTTAGGAAAATAGTCGATATGATAATTCAAAGAGGGTGGATGAAACCCAAACAAAGGAACAAACTTGCTTTGCTCATGTTATAGTTTGTTTTAGAAGAGGCAGGATCATCTTGATCGCCTATTTGTAATTGTTTTTGAAATATATTATATactcttttatttcaaaaaaaaataattcttcactttcaaattattttttgttttttatttaataaaaattataattacaataattttttgtttttttattataatttattttatctattcaaaagttgttatcaactcGTAGTTTAATTTGTGTCGAGAGTTATAATAcgaatcaagtgtactcaattttttAATGTTATGTGATAGGTTATGACCTTTTTATTGCTctattatacaaatattatttccaaaaaaaatatttatgaaattttcattttttttaatcaagtaaatattattaattcaaaaaacatgGTACAAACAAATGGTGATAAAAAagatcaaaccaaaccaaaaaacCAAAACTATAGCATCAACTTTGCAAGGTGGCTTCTACATTTCCTATGTTGCCACCCTCTATACCCTATGCTATCTTTAATACTATCTTCTATCCCATAAGTATTGTCTATATTATCAAAACAAACTCTATTCCTTAAAGACCATATACTATACACTGTCTCTGCAATAGCTATTTTGAGAAGAGAAATTCTCCAACCTTTCCTTCTAGTAATGTCAATTAGCCATACCAACTCTTCCTCCCATTTCTGAGGTCTGTGCCGTAACTCAAGCCACTCTAGAATATGGCTCCATATAGGTAAAGTGGCAGGGCATTGGAAGAATAAGTGGTCTATGTTTTCATCATTCTGCTTGCATAGACAGCATATTTTATCTTGCCCTTGCAGTAACACCAAGCTAGCCAATCGAACCTTGGTTGCCAACCGTTTGTGGCACGCTAGCCATAAGCACACCATTGCACGGGGACGAGCTTTATTATTTCTAATGATGTTTCTCCAAGATACTCTACTGCCATCATGAATCAAGCCGTGATAAAACACACTCAATTTAAAAGTTTGTTGTTGGAGAGCTTGATCCCACTGCTGCTGCAGTGCTGGAATAACCAATCTTTGACTCAATATATTCTTTGCTATCCAACTACTGTGACTTTTAACCACATGAATCATGACATCAGACTTATGGAAGTAATAGTTATGCATCCATTTTATCCAAAGGTTTTCATCCATTCTGCATATATATCATAGAGATTTGAGCATAAGGACACGGTTCCAAACCTATAGATTAAGGATCTGCAATCCCCCTTGAGCAAAAGGCTTGCAAATAGTGCTCCAAGCCACAGGACTTTTCCAGCTATTATCTGTACCTGTCCAAATAAAGCTTCTACAAAtcctaaaaaaattgtaaaattgtaagttattattaaaatctCTCTCATCCCCTCATGagtcaaacatatttttaaacgaaaTCCCTTCCCTCCcttcgtttgaaccaaacatatataattacaaaaaaatcCCTCATCTCATCTCACCTCCCCTTTCCTTCCTTCCATTAAAATCCATCATCTCCCCCTCATTTGAATCAAACAAACCTATATTTTTAagatcaatttttaaaaatttatattagagATACAATAATGTTAAGACATTATTTtcgaaaataatatttattttgttcaaattaaaaaaattatttttattcaatcAAGTGACATTTTTAAATTTGAGGATAGAAATTAGGCTTGGCAACATAACTTATAACTTATACCTAAGGCACCAATCCAAACTCATCCTAAATTTGATGGACAAAATTCGTTTTGACTGGTATTATGGTTGAATATTTTTCAATTACTACATATAGAGACGGACCAGGACATTATAGTACGACCCCGAACCTACtccatttatttcattttttactcAATTATTTAGTTTTACTAATTTAAAAATTTGAGTTTGGGTTTGAAGAAGGTAAGAAATAAGAACCATCCATGATCAGAAAAAATATTAGGTAGACAAAAAAAATAGCACATAATCTTTTTGGAATAAAGATATTATTATTACCAAAAACAGTTAACACAACCGATCCAAAGATCCAGGTGATGCACTATGCATCCTCAGTCCTTAAGGAGATATATACAAAGTATCTATATCAATGTGATTACTAATTCTCCTACTTAAACCACCcctaacaaaaatatcataaaGAATCGGTTTCCAAATTTGAGGCTCTATGGGAGCATGATTGAAGATCACTTCGTTACGATGTTTCCAAGTTTCATCCCAAATGCAAGAAGATGGGAATTACTAATATTTGTTTTGCAGATGACCTTATGTTGTTTACCCGTGGTGATATAACTTCTGTGCAAATTATGATGAATGAGTTCCAATAATTTTCTGAAGCTACAGGTTTGTGTGCTAGCCTACCCAAGTGTAAAGTGTATTATGGTGGGATCCCTGAACATGTACAACAGCAAATCCTGAGTGTCACTAGTTTCTCTGCTGGTACTATCCCTTTCAAATAATTGGGTGTATCCTTGTCCAGCAGAAAACTAACAATCCATCATTGTAGACCTCTTGTGGATCGGATTCTGAGTAAAATAAGGCACTGGACAGCTAAACTTCTAAGCTATGCTGGTAGGATTCAGTTGATCAAAAGTGTTTTATTTGGTGTCACTTCTTACTGGATGAATGTCTTCCCAATGCCAAAAACAGTTATCAAACATATTGAAGCCATTTGCAGAGTTTTTCTGTGGAAGGGTACAACTAACATGAGTATGAAATCTCTGGTGGCCTGGGATTTTGTATGCAATTCTAAGGAGATTGGGGGTTTAAGTATCACCTTCCTGAAAGAGTGGAACACTGCAATCATGGGTAAACTGTTCTGGAATATTCAAGCCAACGAAGACAAATTATGGGTTAAGTGAGTGCATATGTACTATTTGAAAAGGCATAGCGCGATAGATTGGCAATATAAGAATTTCTCCTGGATTATTGCTAATATCTTTAAGTGGAGGGACAAAGTGATGAATAAGTAGCATGGACAGATGCGATTCATGCTAGAAGGTACAAGACTGCTGCAATGTACCATGAGTTGCGTGGTGATCGAGCCCAGGTGAAGTGGCATCATATTCTGGCCAGGAACTTTGCGAGACCTCGTTCCAGATTTGTTCTGTGGCTCAGCTTGTTAGGGAGGCTAAGTACAAAGGATCGGTTGCTTAAAGTTGGTACTGTTATTGATCCAAGATGGGTTTTCTGCAATGGAAATGAGGATATGCACCATCTTTTCTTCGAATGCAAGGTATCTAACTATATTTGGAGAACGATTTTGCTGAGGATGGGATATGATAGAAAGTCGCGGGGATGGACACTGGAGAAAAGTTGGATTATGGGGGAAACCAAGCGAAAAGGTTGGCGTAAAGACCTATTAAAAATAGCACATAATCTTACCTAGTACCTACaatcaatttaaattttttattagttaaaaaataaaaataaaatttttctcTCCTCTATTATCATAATCACCTCAGAATTCCAATTAAAAaccaatttcaattttaaataaatttaaaaattttccttttaagtaatttttaaaaataaaaatttatgttcGATTTCATGCAAAGATTTCTCCCCCCACCTGTCTCATTATCAATTTATCAAGATATTCCAaacattttaattttgttatattgTTAATTGTTAAGCATTGTATACATATACAATCACCGTTTtcggtaaataaaaaaaaacactgAAATTGAAGGAGGGTCTGTTTGAAAcacttttatttttagttttagttttataaatttgttttagAAACCTGTTTttgaaaagagaataaaaaataaattctgtttgatgattattttttgaaaactcTTTTTGAGATGAGAAAATAGGAAATCTTGATTGGcaatataatattttgttttaagaAGAGACTTTTAAAgcctattaaataatttaaattctcagGTATATTGAAGAAAAcataattcataatatttttGTTGAAATATAAAATATTCAACTAATATACATTTACgtacaaataaaatatttttaatataattaataattaagcttttaaataaatatgtaatTTAGTTTGACTGAATAAATTAGGAATAATAAAGTGGactaaacagaaaaataaagactaaaaaaatgctatcattttttaatagggataaaaaaatgtatttaacgttaaattaaaaaaaagtaagaaTATACTATTTTACTAAAAAGAAAGAATTTGTGAGATTATTGTTTGAAGAATTATTTtaaaaagctaaaaaaaaaatattttatttgtaaaagtaaaaaattaattaatcttACATTTAAAGagtaaattatataataaaaagcaatcgaaattattttaagaaaaagtaACGGGCctcaaataaaagaaagaaagggTAGGATGGCTGGTGtataaagaataaaaagaaattataattgTAGTATCATGTAATTACCATTAactaaaattaatgtttttttccgTGATTTTATTAAAACAGTTTTtggaaatgaaaaaagaaaacaaaaagcaaaACTGAAAACCAAAATATCTATAACTTGTTTTTCGTTTTTaagatttaaaaactaaaaaactaggaattgtttttgaaaacagcTTTTAAAAAGAATGGTTTCAAACAGAttttttgttttcaaatttttaataACTAAAAAAGAGTTTTTATTAATGTGTAATAAAGAGACAAATCCAAACTTATTATATATACATACACACAAAAGTTATGACAAAATATATATATCCCTCCAAACCTTGATTGAcacacaaatcaaaatttaagagAGTGCGAGATGGGTTCTGAAATGAGGGTTTATGGTTGGATATCAATAGCCATTTGTATGGTAATTTGTCTTAATCCATGCATATGTTTGGAAGAAACTAATGGAAGGAGTTGCAATATATATGAAGGAAGTTGGGTTTATGATGAATCTTACCCTCTTTATGATTCTTCAAAATGTCCTCATATTCGTTTGGAATACGATTGCTTGAAATATGGTAGAACTGATAAAGAGTACCTCAAATATAGATGGCAACCAACCAATTGTAACTTACCAAGGtactaatttattaaatttttcttTAACACCTACTCAACAACAACCGATATTTgtaattatgtttaatttatttattttgtaagtTTTTATCAATATCAAATGTTGGTGGTGTGCGGTGTCAGGAttcataattttatattatttttttcaggtgtgt
Encoded proteins:
- the LOC131659763 gene encoding uncharacterized protein LOC131659763, which gives rise to MEALNALKLPVKVKAWFLGSVKLKHNQARPRAVVCLWLACQDRLATKVRLKRIGLLQSELCSFCNEAPEDFNHLFIDCRICSVVWKNVLQWLQVRHIPRNWLEEITWLTSNTRGKGFMQNMLKLSIAEIVYALWIYRNTNIFDRENVDNTNSVVRKIVDMIIQRGWMKPKQRNKLALLML